One segment of Hemibagrus wyckioides isolate EC202008001 linkage group LG05, SWU_Hwy_1.0, whole genome shotgun sequence DNA contains the following:
- the sypa gene encoding synaptophysin a, producing MDIVNQLVANGQFRVLKVPLGFIKVLQWVFAIFAFSTCGTYSGSFRMRVECKNRSESNPRIDVKFEYPFRLNQVYYDAPTCKGSQTDRLVLSGNYSSSAEFFVTIGVFAFLYSMAALSVYIFAFEKYRENNKGPMIDFAVTCVFTFMWLVSSAAWAKGLADVKTSTDPAKVVELIPACEKDQGNSCGEVHDPVMSGLNTSVVFGFLNLILWAGNIWFVFKETGIVAPFMRQPPAQEKQPAPGTYGQQGYAQQDPYSGSQGGYQPDYSQQGYNQGGDYGQGGYNQQGAPTSFSNQM from the exons ATGGACATTGTAAACCAG CTAGTTGCTAACGGACAATTCAGGGTGCTGAAAGTGCCTCTGGGCTTCATTAAAGTCCTGCAGTGG GTGTTTGCCATCTTCGCATTTTCCACCTGTGGGACTTACTCAGGCTCCTTTCGCATGCGTGTGGAGTGCAAAAACAGATCAGAGAGCAACCCAAGAATAGATGTCAAATTTGAATACCCATTCAG gctCAATCAAGTCTACTATGATGCTCCAACCTGCAAGGGAAGTCAAACTGACCGCTTAGTCCTTTCGGGTAACTACTCTTCTTCTGCTGAGTTCTTCGTCACCATTGGGGTTTTCGCCTTCCTGTACTCCATGGCAGCTCTTAGCGTCTATATCTTTGCCTTTGAGAAGTACCGCGAAAACAACAAAGGGCCAATGATC GATTTTGCTGTGACGTGTGTATTCACCTTCATGTGGCTCGTGAGCTCGGCGGCATGGGCGAAGGGTTTGGCGGATGTGAAGACAAGCACAGACCCAGCGAAGGTGGTTGAACTCATTCCAGCCTGTGAAAAGGACCAAGGCAACTCCTGTGGTGAGGTTCATGACCCTGTCATGTCCGGCCTCAACACCTCTGTG GTCTTTGGCTTCTTGAATCTGATCTTGTGGGCAGGCAACATCTGGTTCGTGTTTAAAGAGACAGGTATCGTTGCTCCTTTCATGCGTCAGCCACCTGCCCAGGAGAAGCAGCCGGCCCCTGGCACATACGGTCAGCAGGGCTATGCGCAGCAGGACCCATACTCTGGCTCCCAGGGAGGGTATCAGCCTGATTACAGCCAGCAGGGATACAACCAGGGTGGAGATTATGGCCAGGGCGGCTACAACCAGCAGGGGGCACCCACCTCTTTCTCCAACCAGATGTAA